From Halotia branconii CENA392, the proteins below share one genomic window:
- a CDS encoding 2-oxoisovalerate dehydrogenase E1 subunit beta, whose amino-acid sequence MKNTATEIIFLIEEDPEGGYTAKALGESIFTQADDITSLKEMLRDAVRCHFLDQANRPKAIGLHIVL is encoded by the coding sequence GTGAAAAATACAGCGACTGAAATCATATTTTTAATTGAAGAAGACCCAGAAGGTGGTTACACGGCGAAGGCTTTGGGTGAATCAATTTTTACTCAAGCTGATGATATTACTAGCTTAAAAGAAATGTTACGTGATGCGGTACGCTGCCATTTTCTTGATCAAGCAAATCGACCGAAAGCGATTGGACTGCATATCGTACTATAA
- a CDS encoding sensor histidine kinase — protein sequence MFQATRRRLAIWYTAVTAVLLLLFASGVYLYVRSTLVERVDDTLNHVVEIVERSLVIEPVDDEPEQFRINVEASFRDNADTVEDDHIDLEWFSPTGKLIWSTLSEPLNIPIHGDRTGETVRVVKSDREIAKWGDSALLLRQVTQRVQVGRQVLGYLRVSHPWFEVTKPSRQLMIDLALGTWLMVISVAASGWFLSGKAMEPVGESYQRLKQFTADASHELRSPIALIQTNVQVALADLESAQAEATTSINYRQQLKLVERLTQRLGKLVNDLLFLARQDSGISKDSFSPCPLDALLMEVVEEQQLLASEKKIILTLDLVDPSTSTTDPKLLENWFTLIGKWDQLVRLFTNLIGNALQYTPAGGRVNVELMRIEASNRVSRIRYTTDQLQIKVTDTGIGIPVEAIPRLFDRFYRVDPARTHKTRNTATDSTTGSGLGLAIAQAIVEHHQGQIQVESNIGKGTTFIVNLPITLEY from the coding sequence ATGTTCCAGGCTACTCGTCGCCGTCTGGCTATTTGGTACACTGCTGTCACCGCTGTATTACTCCTCCTATTCGCTAGTGGAGTGTATTTATATGTCCGCAGTACATTAGTGGAGCGAGTTGACGATACCCTCAATCATGTAGTGGAAATTGTCGAGCGTTCTTTGGTAATTGAACCAGTTGACGATGAACCTGAGCAGTTTCGCATTAATGTAGAAGCCAGTTTTCGAGATAATGCTGACACCGTAGAAGATGATCACATTGATTTAGAATGGTTCAGTCCTACTGGTAAGTTGATTTGGTCAACTTTATCGGAACCTCTAAATATTCCTATTCATGGCGATCGCACTGGTGAAACAGTTCGTGTAGTAAAGTCAGATAGGGAGATAGCAAAATGGGGAGATTCAGCACTTTTATTGCGACAAGTAACCCAGCGTGTACAAGTCGGACGGCAGGTTTTGGGATATCTGCGTGTAAGTCATCCTTGGTTTGAAGTTACTAAACCTAGTCGCCAGTTAATGATTGATTTGGCATTAGGTACTTGGTTAATGGTAATTTCTGTAGCTGCAAGTGGCTGGTTTCTTTCGGGTAAAGCGATGGAACCTGTAGGCGAATCTTACCAACGCCTGAAACAATTTACCGCTGACGCTTCTCACGAACTTAGAAGTCCTATTGCTTTGATTCAAACTAATGTACAAGTTGCTTTGGCTGATTTGGAGTCAGCACAAGCAGAAGCGACTACTTCCATAAACTATCGCCAACAGTTAAAGTTAGTAGAACGACTAACTCAGCGTTTGGGTAAGTTAGTCAATGATTTACTATTTTTAGCACGACAAGATAGTGGTATTAGCAAAGATAGTTTTTCACCTTGTCCTCTAGATGCCTTGTTGATGGAGGTGGTGGAGGAACAACAATTGTTAGCTAGTGAAAAAAAAATCATTCTCACTTTAGACTTAGTTGATCCTTCCACTTCTACAACTGATCCTAAATTGTTAGAAAATTGGTTCACACTTATAGGCAAATGGGATCAATTAGTGCGGTTATTCACAAATTTAATTGGTAACGCCTTGCAATATACGCCAGCAGGTGGAAGAGTGAATGTAGAATTGATGCGTATAGAGGCCAGCAATCGCGTTTCTAGAATCCGTTACACCACCGACCAGTTGCAAATTAAAGTTACTGATACAGGAATTGGGATTCCAGTAGAAGCAATTCCACGCTTATTTGACCGCTTTTATCGAGTAGACCCAGCACGTACCCATAAAACGAGAAATACAGCTACAGACAGTACTACAGGCTCAGGTTTAGGATTAGCGATCGCTCAAGCTATTGTCGAACATCACCAAGGTCAAATTCAAGTAGAAAGCAATATCGGCAAAGGCACTACTTTTATTGTCAATTTACCAATAACCCTAGAGTATTAA
- a CDS encoding DUF2267 domain-containing protein has protein sequence MPFLEKVMAKSGLPDVYDARDITEVTYRVMRDLMTTEAADRVESELHKPAEITDDKSVQMEIADLWHDTNPIVGFLSRVRPPWQGPGIFKIDSDRFLFRVANEGGMPQNVDREQVIKAVFSATKDELSSERIQEIASWLPDKVRQLWEEA, from the coding sequence ATGCCTTTTTTAGAAAAGGTGATGGCCAAGAGTGGACTACCCGACGTTTATGATGCTAGAGATATCACAGAAGTAACATATCGGGTAATGCGCGATTTAATGACTACAGAAGCCGCCGACCGAGTTGAAAGTGAACTGCACAAACCAGCCGAGATTACCGATGATAAATCGGTGCAAATGGAAATCGCTGATTTGTGGCATGATACAAATCCAATTGTGGGATTTTTAAGTCGGGTGCGTCCACCTTGGCAAGGCCCTGGTATTTTTAAAATTGATAGCGATCGCTTTTTATTCAGAGTAGCAAATGAAGGTGGTATGCCACAAAATGTAGACCGTGAACAAGTAATCAAAGCGGTATTTTCTGCTACTAAGGATGAATTATCCTCAGAAAGGATTCAAGAAATAGCAAGTTGGTTGCCTGATAAAGTTCGTCAACTTTGGGAAGAAGCTTAA
- a CDS encoding tetratricopeptide repeat protein, protein MKQRHLLSLALILRTEYLVNPRRSDGLAARLTFYFLLFTSLLNPLAASAADITQQLHQPLSNSSWRQSRDKADSLLRIGEQQYASGYADKTIDSSLQALDIYHSIGDIKAQGLTYNLLARAYIQLSRFKEGENALRRQLGIARDTKDFQSQIFALNNIATLLLQQGEPVAAGKTVQEALTIAHNVKNITGEGLSLSNLGLVTVRLGDYNKAIKLYETALTFRRQTGDTIGEANTLNNLGDAYLAAGNYSDTIGSYGAAMRIAKINRDRTNQLRAIDGLVIAHSAVGRYERTFDLLEQRLILAQELQNLREELKSFESYAQIYEQLGNYPTARNFYERAIVLSRTLEDSKKEVLLVDRLTQMLKRRVK, encoded by the coding sequence ATGAAACAACGGCATTTATTGTCATTAGCTCTCATCCTTCGTACAGAATACTTAGTAAATCCTCGCCGTAGTGATGGACTCGCTGCACGGCTGACTTTTTATTTTTTACTTTTTACTTCTTTGCTCAATCCCCTAGCAGCATCTGCTGCTGATATCACCCAACAACTCCACCAACCTTTAAGTAATTCTAGTTGGCGACAATCTAGAGATAAGGCAGATAGCTTGTTACGAATTGGTGAACAACAGTATGCCTCTGGGTATGCCGATAAAACAATTGACTCTTCTTTGCAAGCGCTTGATATTTACCACTCAATTGGCGATATTAAAGCCCAAGGACTAACCTATAATTTACTGGCAAGAGCTTATATCCAACTGAGTCGTTTTAAAGAAGGAGAAAATGCATTACGCCGACAGTTAGGTATTGCTCGTGATACTAAAGATTTTCAATCTCAGATTTTTGCCCTCAACAACATTGCTACTTTACTACTACAACAAGGAGAACCTGTCGCCGCTGGTAAAACAGTCCAAGAAGCACTAACAATTGCTCACAATGTCAAAAATATTACAGGTGAAGGACTGTCTTTGAGTAATTTGGGATTAGTAACAGTGAGGCTAGGAGATTACAACAAAGCGATTAAGCTTTATGAAACGGCTTTAACTTTCCGCCGTCAAACTGGTGATACCATCGGTGAAGCGAATACCTTAAATAATTTAGGTGATGCTTATCTCGCAGCAGGGAACTATTCAGATACAATTGGTAGTTATGGTGCAGCAATGCGGATTGCTAAAATAAACCGCGATCGCACTAACCAATTACGAGCAATTGATGGTTTAGTCATAGCTCATAGTGCTGTAGGTCGTTATGAACGTACTTTTGATTTATTAGAACAGCGTCTCATCCTTGCTCAAGAATTACAAAATCTGCGTGAGGAGTTGAAATCTTTTGAGTCCTACGCTCAAATTTACGAGCAGCTAGGTAATTACCCAACTGCCCGTAATTTTTATGAAAGAGCGATTGTATTGTCACGCACATTAGAAGATAGCAAAAAAGAAGTGCTATTGGTGGATAGACTAACTCAAATGCTGAAGCGGCGTGTCAAGTAG
- a CDS encoding sigma-70 family RNA polymerase sigma factor: protein MQIPHFPEANHPLVKSLFHHSDQELLDLFQSNPDAGRYFTVIFCRYSPIVYTLIQHSARSPVQADYLFTLTWRHIYYELGGLNLTEPQSGQEALTLQNWLINITAFCINELQVPPTEAIHYSLQATSPPLWCYVEKALDQLPPILRLMVLMAQTFHWSETRIAAYLQAEGEKISPPEVANFLQEGYRMLEDKLPTDIRTIYLDEDLVQS from the coding sequence ATGCAAATTCCTCATTTTCCGGAAGCTAATCACCCACTAGTTAAGTCGCTGTTCCATCACAGTGACCAAGAACTGCTGGATTTGTTTCAAAGCAATCCAGATGCTGGGAGGTACTTTACGGTGATTTTTTGCCGCTACAGCCCTATAGTCTACACCTTAATTCAGCATTCAGCGCGATCGCCTGTGCAAGCCGATTATCTGTTTACCCTGACTTGGCGGCATATCTATTACGAACTCGGTGGACTCAATTTAACTGAACCCCAATCAGGACAGGAAGCTTTAACTCTACAAAATTGGCTAATTAACATTACAGCTTTCTGTATCAATGAGCTTCAAGTACCTCCCACAGAAGCAATTCATTATTCTCTACAAGCAACTTCGCCGCCATTATGGTGCTACGTCGAAAAGGCATTAGACCAATTACCACCAATTTTGCGATTGATGGTCTTAATGGCTCAGACTTTTCATTGGAGCGAGACTAGAATCGCTGCCTATCTCCAAGCTGAAGGAGAAAAAATATCGCCTCCCGAAGTAGCCAATTTTCTTCAAGAAGGCTATCGTATGCTAGAGGACAAATTACCTACAGATATCCGCACCATCTACTTGGACGAAGATTTAGTCCAATCTTAG
- a CDS encoding glyoxalase-like domain protein, whose protein sequence is MVIAVSAMNILLAPLTLGSFLPSLPLDSLFSTQGIMVMLLAAYAGAMWMFLTSAPKVHTVMVSDLEIARQLYEGLLDLPAAEVPLHYYYNYEQTMGATGIDPLYISTSPSLSGRMMNNANEGLWYQMKKNTQLHVITGASLGSKNQQRHVCFDRDCLDMILMRVEMRGLKFKIRNQKPLNFLVKDYEGRIIEVAEVAN, encoded by the coding sequence ATGGTTATAGCAGTCAGTGCAATGAATATTCTGCTCGCTCCCTTGACTTTAGGTTCTTTTTTGCCTTCTCTGCCCTTGGATAGTCTATTTTCTACTCAAGGCATTATGGTGATGCTGCTAGCAGCTTATGCAGGTGCTATGTGGATGTTTCTCACCAGCGCCCCCAAAGTACACACAGTTATGGTGTCTGATTTAGAGATTGCACGACAGTTGTATGAAGGGCTGCTAGACTTGCCAGCAGCTGAAGTGCCTCTGCACTACTACTACAACTACGAACAAACTATGGGCGCAACCGGGATCGATCCATTGTATATATCCACTAGTCCTAGTTTGTCTGGCAGGATGATGAATAATGCCAATGAAGGATTGTGGTATCAAATGAAAAAAAATACTCAGCTACATGTCATTACTGGAGCGAGTTTAGGCAGCAAAAATCAGCAACGTCACGTTTGTTTTGACCGCGACTGCCTAGACATGATTTTAATGCGAGTAGAAATGCGCGGTTTAAAATTTAAGATTCGCAACCAGAAGCCCCTAAATTTTCTAGTTAAAGATTACGAAGGGCGCATTATTGAAGTAGCTGAAGTAGCGAATTAG
- the lysS gene encoding lysine--tRNA ligase, translating into MSEEDIRAARLEKVDQLKQLGTNPYAYRWQSTHHAAQLQEKFADLPNGEEVDLEVAIAGRIMARRVFGKLAFFTLQDETGTIQLYLDKNRIQESMADIDADAFNHLKQLTDAGDILGVKGTIKRTEKGELSVYVKQYTILTKSLLPLPDKWHGLTDVAKRYRQRYVDLIVNPEVRQTFRHRAQITAGIRRYLEQRDFLEIETPVLQSEAGGADARPFVTHHNTLEMDLYLRIATELHLKRLIVGGFEKVFELGRIFRNEGISTRHNPEFTSIEVYQAYADYNDMMALTEGIITTVAQEVLETLQITYQGESIDLTLPWRRVTMHDVVKEFTGLDFNSFPTLEEAKTASKNAAIPGVEECQSIGKLLNLAFEEKVETNLIQPTFVIDYPVEISPLAKPHRSQAGLVERFELFIVGRETANSFSELTDPIDQRERLEAQAQRKAAGDLEAQGVDEDFLTALEYGMPPTGGLGIGIDRLVMLLTDCASIRDAIAFPLLKPEGSFIKQFSYVAKTQILTIEFDSGSVYEYFKVPPNIKEDLDNASSTGQYFNKFIKGKFKFEQLS; encoded by the coding sequence ATGTCGGAAGAAGATATTCGTGCCGCCAGATTAGAAAAAGTAGATCAACTAAAGCAGCTAGGAACTAATCCCTATGCCTATCGTTGGCAATCAACCCATCACGCAGCGCAATTGCAAGAAAAATTTGCCGATTTGCCCAACGGTGAAGAAGTTGATTTAGAAGTTGCCATTGCTGGACGCATTATGGCACGTCGCGTTTTCGGTAAGTTGGCTTTCTTCACATTGCAAGATGAAACCGGCACAATTCAGCTTTATCTGGATAAAAATCGCATCCAAGAAAGCATGGCAGATATTGATGCTGATGCCTTTAATCACTTGAAACAACTCACAGATGCAGGTGACATTCTAGGAGTCAAAGGCACTATTAAACGGACTGAAAAGGGCGAGTTATCTGTTTATGTTAAACAATATACCATCCTTACCAAATCCCTCTTACCTTTACCCGATAAGTGGCATGGGTTAACTGATGTTGCCAAACGCTATCGTCAGCGTTATGTTGACTTGATTGTTAACCCAGAAGTGCGGCAAACTTTCCGCCACCGCGCCCAAATTACTGCGGGTATTCGTCGCTATTTAGAACAACGAGATTTTCTAGAAATTGAAACGCCTGTTCTGCAAAGTGAAGCTGGGGGGGCAGATGCACGTCCTTTCGTCACTCACCACAACACTTTAGAAATGGACTTGTATCTGCGAATTGCTACAGAACTCCATCTCAAGCGGTTGATTGTGGGTGGTTTTGAAAAGGTGTTTGAATTAGGGCGAATTTTCCGCAATGAGGGAATTTCGACGCGACATAACCCTGAATTTACTTCCATAGAAGTTTACCAAGCCTACGCCGACTATAACGACATGATGGCGCTGACGGAAGGGATTATTACCACTGTCGCCCAAGAGGTGCTTGAAACCTTGCAAATTACCTACCAAGGAGAATCTATAGATTTAACTTTGCCTTGGCGACGGGTAACAATGCACGATGTAGTTAAAGAATTTACTGGCTTAGATTTCAATTCGTTCCCCACCTTGGAAGAAGCAAAAACAGCTAGTAAAAATGCTGCTATTCCTGGTGTAGAGGAATGCCAATCTATTGGTAAACTACTAAATTTAGCTTTTGAAGAGAAGGTAGAAACAAACTTAATTCAGCCTACCTTTGTAATTGATTATCCGGTGGAAATTTCGCCTTTAGCAAAACCACACCGTTCTCAAGCTGGCTTGGTAGAAAGATTTGAGTTATTTATCGTTGGGCGGGAAACTGCTAATAGCTTCTCAGAATTAACAGACCCCATTGACCAAAGAGAACGTTTAGAAGCACAAGCGCAAAGAAAAGCAGCTGGTGATTTAGAAGCCCAAGGTGTAGATGAGGACTTTTTGACAGCTCTTGAATATGGAATGCCACCCACAGGTGGTTTAGGAATTGGGATTGACAGGTTAGTAATGTTATTAACTGATTGTGCCAGTATTCGCGATGCGATCGCCTTTCCTCTGCTCAAACCTGAAGGTAGCTTTATTAAGCAATTTAGCTATGTTGCCAAAACTCAAATACTAACTATTGAATTTGATAGTGGCAGTGTTTATGAGTATTTCAAAGTACCTCCTAATATCAAAGAAGACTTAGACAATGCATCATCTACAGGTCAATACTTTAACAAATTTATAAAAGGTAAATTTAAATTTGAACAACTGAGTTGA